The following proteins are encoded in a genomic region of Gossypium hirsutum isolate 1008001.06 chromosome D05, Gossypium_hirsutum_v2.1, whole genome shotgun sequence:
- the LOC107905570 gene encoding coenzyme Q-binding protein COQ10 homolog, mitochondrial, which yields MPPFLSTSKAVGSVISRRNVINQFVRHAKNGGRTGNFGQIRWVTSISGIQMPSVHPLLGSRKVDSIVPLNYFFNHYTLQRRQFLGCGDGEEGGVLSKVYEERIVMGYSPEQLFDVVAAVDLYHGFVPWCQRSDVIKHYPDGSFDAELEIGFKFLVESYVSHVELSRPKFVKSTASQSSLFDHLINIWEFNPGPVPGSCSLYFLVDFKFQSPLYRQVASMFFKEVVSRMISSFSERCRLIYGPGVPVLENSYGERT from the exons ATGCCGCCATTTTTATCGACCTCAAAGGCGGTCGGGTCGGTAATATCCCGTAGAAATGTGATTAACCAGTTTGTTAGGCACGCAAAGAACGGAGGGCGGACCGGGAACTTCGGTCAAATCCGATGGGTTACTAGTATTTCCGGTATCCAAATGCCGTCGGTTCACCCGTTACTTGGTTCTCGCAAGGTGGATTCCATTGTTCCATTAAACTATTTTTTCAATCATTATACTCTCCAAAGGAGACAATTTTTAGGCTGTGGTGACGGCGAAGAAGGCGGTGTTTTATCTAAAGTTTACGAGGAAAGGATCGTCatggg GTATTCGCCAGAACAATTATTTGATGTGGTCGCAGCTGTTGATTTGTATCACGGATTTGTTCCTTGGTGTCAGCGGTCTGACGTAATTAAACACTATCCAGATGGATCGTTTGATGCTGAATTAGAGATTGGTTTTAAGTTTCTGGTTGAGAGTTATGTTTCTCATGTAGAATTAAGCAGGCCAAAGTTTGTGAAG TCAACTGCATCACAAAGTAGCCTTTTCGATCATTTGATAAACATTTGGGAATTCAATCCTGGACCAGTCCCAGGAAGTTGCAGCCTTTACTTTCTTGTGGACTTTAAGTTCCAGTCACCACTCTATCGGCAG GTGGCATCCATGTTTTTTAAGGAAGTGGTGTCCCGAATGATCAGCTCATTCAGTGAACGTTGCCGATTGATTTATGGGCCAGGGGTTCCAGTCCTTGAGAACTCTTATGGAGAAAGGACATAA
- the LOC107905573 gene encoding cold-regulated protein 27 isoform X1: MEGINRIEPRRSLEASPSQLTSVIFTWSSVVAESTSTEWTDEKHSLYLNSMEASFINQLYDSVNLVGWNSQKEKLERPKSSRQIHCTSSGQFKVLRGGCWKKINFERPGFQPNKTNGSRSFVGSPWIQQFRSGSKSCVLASSSLQGNASTRELWLEFLFAEVSDQNFVDEEKGEKASNENVAPRS, from the exons ATGGAGGGTATCAACAGAATTGAGCCTCGGAGGAGTCTAGAGGCGTCTCCCTCTCAGTTGACTAGTGTAATTTTCACATGG AGTTCTGTGGTGGCAGAGTCTACCTCTACTGAATGGACAGATGAAAAGCACAGTTTATACCTTAATTCCATGGAAGCGTCATTTATTAACCAGTTATATGATtctgtgaatcttgttggctggAACTCACAAAAGGAGAAATTGGAAAGACCAAAATCATCAAGGCAAATACACTGTACCTCTTCTGGCCAG TTTAAAGTTCTTCGAGGTGGTTGCTGGAAGAAGATCAATTTCGAAAGACCTGGATTTCAACCTAATAAAACTAATGGCTCTCGTTCTTTTGTGGGAAGCCCTTGGATCCAGCAGTTCAGATCTGGATCTAAGTCATGTGTCTTAGCCTCCTCTAGTCTTCAAGGCAATGCTTCAACCAGAG AACTTTGGCTGGAGTTTTTGTTTGCAGAGGTGTCTGATCAGAACTTCGTAGATGAGGAAAAAGGTGAAAAGGCTAGCAATGAGAATGTAGCTCCAAGAAGCTGA
- the LOC107905573 gene encoding cold-regulated protein 27 isoform X3, which produces MEGINRIEPRRSLEASPSQLTSVIFTWSSVVAESTSTEWTDEKHSLYLNSMEASFINQLYDSVNLVGWNSQKEKLERPKSSRQIHCTSSGQFKVLRGGCWKKINFERPGFQPNKTNGSRSFVGSPWIQQFRSGSKSCVLASSSLQGNASTREVSDQNFVDEEKGEKASNENVAPRS; this is translated from the exons ATGGAGGGTATCAACAGAATTGAGCCTCGGAGGAGTCTAGAGGCGTCTCCCTCTCAGTTGACTAGTGTAATTTTCACATGG AGTTCTGTGGTGGCAGAGTCTACCTCTACTGAATGGACAGATGAAAAGCACAGTTTATACCTTAATTCCATGGAAGCGTCATTTATTAACCAGTTATATGATtctgtgaatcttgttggctggAACTCACAAAAGGAGAAATTGGAAAGACCAAAATCATCAAGGCAAATACACTGTACCTCTTCTGGCCAG TTTAAAGTTCTTCGAGGTGGTTGCTGGAAGAAGATCAATTTCGAAAGACCTGGATTTCAACCTAATAAAACTAATGGCTCTCGTTCTTTTGTGGGAAGCCCTTGGATCCAGCAGTTCAGATCTGGATCTAAGTCATGTGTCTTAGCCTCCTCTAGTCTTCAAGGCAATGCTTCAACCAGAG AGGTGTCTGATCAGAACTTCGTAGATGAGGAAAAAGGTGAAAAGGCTAGCAATGAGAATGTAGCTCCAAGAAGCTGA
- the LOC107905573 gene encoding cold-regulated protein 27 isoform X2, producing MEGINRIEPRRSLEASPSQLTSSSVVAESTSTEWTDEKHSLYLNSMEASFINQLYDSVNLVGWNSQKEKLERPKSSRQIHCTSSGQFKVLRGGCWKKINFERPGFQPNKTNGSRSFVGSPWIQQFRSGSKSCVLASSSLQGNASTRELWLEFLFAEVSDQNFVDEEKGEKASNENVAPRS from the exons ATGGAGGGTATCAACAGAATTGAGCCTCGGAGGAGTCTAGAGGCGTCTCCCTCTCAGTTGACTAGT AGTTCTGTGGTGGCAGAGTCTACCTCTACTGAATGGACAGATGAAAAGCACAGTTTATACCTTAATTCCATGGAAGCGTCATTTATTAACCAGTTATATGATtctgtgaatcttgttggctggAACTCACAAAAGGAGAAATTGGAAAGACCAAAATCATCAAGGCAAATACACTGTACCTCTTCTGGCCAG TTTAAAGTTCTTCGAGGTGGTTGCTGGAAGAAGATCAATTTCGAAAGACCTGGATTTCAACCTAATAAAACTAATGGCTCTCGTTCTTTTGTGGGAAGCCCTTGGATCCAGCAGTTCAGATCTGGATCTAAGTCATGTGTCTTAGCCTCCTCTAGTCTTCAAGGCAATGCTTCAACCAGAG AACTTTGGCTGGAGTTTTTGTTTGCAGAGGTGTCTGATCAGAACTTCGTAGATGAGGAAAAAGGTGAAAAGGCTAGCAATGAGAATGTAGCTCCAAGAAGCTGA
- the LOC107905573 gene encoding cold-regulated protein 27 isoform X4, which produces MEGINRIEPRRSLEASPSQLTSSSVVAESTSTEWTDEKHSLYLNSMEASFINQLYDSVNLVGWNSQKEKLERPKSSRQIHCTSSGQFKVLRGGCWKKINFERPGFQPNKTNGSRSFVGSPWIQQFRSGSKSCVLASSSLQGNASTREVSDQNFVDEEKGEKASNENVAPRS; this is translated from the exons ATGGAGGGTATCAACAGAATTGAGCCTCGGAGGAGTCTAGAGGCGTCTCCCTCTCAGTTGACTAGT AGTTCTGTGGTGGCAGAGTCTACCTCTACTGAATGGACAGATGAAAAGCACAGTTTATACCTTAATTCCATGGAAGCGTCATTTATTAACCAGTTATATGATtctgtgaatcttgttggctggAACTCACAAAAGGAGAAATTGGAAAGACCAAAATCATCAAGGCAAATACACTGTACCTCTTCTGGCCAG TTTAAAGTTCTTCGAGGTGGTTGCTGGAAGAAGATCAATTTCGAAAGACCTGGATTTCAACCTAATAAAACTAATGGCTCTCGTTCTTTTGTGGGAAGCCCTTGGATCCAGCAGTTCAGATCTGGATCTAAGTCATGTGTCTTAGCCTCCTCTAGTCTTCAAGGCAATGCTTCAACCAGAG AGGTGTCTGATCAGAACTTCGTAGATGAGGAAAAAGGTGAAAAGGCTAGCAATGAGAATGTAGCTCCAAGAAGCTGA